In Nymphaea colorata isolate Beijing-Zhang1983 chromosome 13, ASM883128v2, whole genome shotgun sequence, one DNA window encodes the following:
- the LOC116266700 gene encoding secreted RxLR effector protein 161-like, which translates to MEEAKPTVTPAIVNSTPSKYNGHPFKEPSTYRSIVGGLLYATFTRPDIAFAVNKACQFMHDPTKEHWSYVKRILRYLKGTLNLGLHITKSDFKLSWHADADWAGCPDDRRSTGGYLTFLGANLISWSSSKQRTVAKSSKEAEYKAMAEVVAEISWLQQILQELHIPNLLKPEYEILERDKYFPQVARSPGDADRLLAENLKTDSAKLLLLKGNLFFPKN; encoded by the exons ATGGAAGAAGCAAAACCAACGGTTACTCCTGCCATAGTTAACTCCACACCGTCAAAATACAACGGACATCCTTTCAAAGAACCATCTACTTACAGAAGTATAGTTGGGGGACTGTTATATGCCACATTTACAAGGCCTGACATCGCTTTTGCAGTGAATAAAGCTtgccaatttatgcatgatcCGACTAAGGAACATTGGAGTTATGTGAAACGGATCTTGAGATATCTTAAAGGCACTTTAAATCTTGGCCTTCATATTACTAAGAGTGATTTTAAGTTATCTTGGCAtgctgatgctgattgggcagggtgTCCAGATGACCGCCGATCTACTGGTGGGTATCTTACCTTTCTTGGAGCTAATCTTATCTCATGGAGTTCATCCAAACAACGAACAGTGGCTAAATCTAGTAAGGAGGCTGAATATAAAGCCATGGCGGAAGTCGTTGCTGAAATTAGTTGGCTACAACAAATTCTTCAAGAGCTGCACATACCTAATTTATTAAAACCAGAATATG AGATCTTAGAAAGGGATAAATATTTTCCTCAAGTCGCGCGTTCTCCGGGGGACGCTGACAGATTGCTTGCAGAG aATCTTAAAACAGACTCTGCTAAATTGCTTCTTCTGAAAGGTAACTTGTTCTTTCCCAAGAACTGA